A DNA window from Clavibacter sepedonicus contains the following coding sequences:
- a CDS encoding carbohydrate ABC transporter permease, translating into MATIAPVPVGPDADVRSADRRGAAGSGAGSGSGSGPVVGGPSPVRPGRARARALRTGARTIPLLPSIVLLALFLLGPVISSLYSSFTDASLTGYAAGGAQFIGFDNYTALFADPDFPKSVLLTLAFVFFSAVVGQNVVGLGLALLMRQGNRVVRAIVGTFVIAAWVLPEIVAAFAAYAFFNDSGTLNTILGFFGIQGPNWLYGLPLLSVILANVWRGSAFSMLVYSAAVQEVPPEITESAEVDGATGWQRLVFITLPVISRSISTNLMLTTLQTLSVFTLIFVMTGGGPGTSSSTLPILAYQEAFQFSQLGFGTAIATIMLLVGAVFSVIYIRALRPEVD; encoded by the coding sequence GTGGCCACCATCGCCCCCGTCCCGGTCGGCCCCGACGCCGACGTGCGGAGCGCTGACCGGCGGGGCGCCGCGGGATCGGGAGCGGGATCGGGATCGGGATCCGGCCCGGTCGTCGGCGGGCCGTCGCCCGTCCGCCCGGGGCGCGCCCGCGCCCGCGCGCTCCGCACCGGCGCGCGCACCATCCCGCTGCTGCCCTCGATCGTCCTGCTCGCCCTGTTCCTCCTCGGCCCCGTGATCTCGAGCCTCTACAGCTCCTTCACCGACGCGTCCCTCACCGGGTACGCCGCCGGCGGCGCGCAGTTCATCGGGTTCGACAACTACACGGCGCTGTTCGCGGATCCCGACTTCCCCAAGTCGGTGCTCCTCACGCTCGCGTTCGTGTTCTTCTCCGCGGTCGTCGGGCAGAACGTCGTCGGCCTCGGCCTGGCGCTGCTCATGCGACAGGGGAACCGCGTCGTGCGCGCGATCGTCGGCACCTTCGTCATCGCGGCGTGGGTGCTGCCGGAGATCGTCGCCGCGTTCGCCGCGTACGCGTTCTTCAACGACTCGGGCACGCTCAACACGATCCTCGGCTTCTTCGGGATCCAGGGCCCGAACTGGCTCTACGGCCTGCCGCTGCTGTCGGTCATCCTCGCGAACGTCTGGCGCGGATCCGCCTTCTCGATGCTCGTCTACTCGGCGGCCGTGCAGGAGGTGCCGCCGGAGATCACCGAGTCCGCCGAGGTGGACGGCGCGACCGGCTGGCAGCGGCTGGTGTTCATCACGCTGCCGGTCATCAGCCGCAGCATCTCGACCAACCTGATGCTTACCACGCTGCAGACGCTCTCGGTCTTCACCCTCATCTTCGTGATGACGGGCGGCGGTCCGGGCACCAGCAGCTCGACCCTGCCGATCCTCGCCTACCAGGAGGCGTTCCAGTTCTCGCAGCTGGGCTTCGGCACCGCGATCGCCACGATCATGCTGCTCGTCGGCGCGGTCTTCTCGGTGATCTACATCAGGGCGCTGCGCCCGGAGGTGGACTGA
- a CDS encoding extracellular solute-binding protein, translating to MTNRTPRRRTRARILQITAASVAALLLATGCSGGAGGGGDSKTIKVAYQKFGTFTQMDAHMKETAKTFEAANPGMKVEFVPIAAQNDDYFTKLALMNRSASTAPDVMYEDTFKVKSDAAAGYLLPLDDQVAKWDDWSKFFDSAKQAGVGEDGKVYGIPMGTDTRALWYNKDLFQKAGLPVPWEPKTWDDVLDAAKTIKQELPDVVPINVYSGKPQGEGATMQGFEMLHYGTPTGTLYDDSTSKWITGSQGFEDSLGFIRDVYQGGIGPKPEEALDTNIGTIVAGQRIPQGKLAIDLDGSWLSGTWLDTGTNPWPEWSDVMGQAPMPTQDGQAPGAVSMSGGWTLAVGAKTANPDKAFEFIADALDKDGSQSYDIAASQIAVRSDVAEDPEYVASNPTFEFFSSIVDKTHFRPATTDYSRISNAITVAMESVMTGQQSPSEAAAAYDQALVGIVGEDGTQKAEG from the coding sequence ATGACGAACCGAACGCCTCGCCGCAGGACGCGGGCCCGCATCCTCCAGATCACGGCGGCGTCCGTCGCCGCCCTCCTCCTCGCCACCGGCTGCTCGGGCGGCGCGGGCGGCGGAGGCGACAGCAAGACCATCAAGGTCGCTTACCAAAAGTTCGGCACCTTCACCCAGATGGACGCCCACATGAAGGAGACCGCGAAGACCTTCGAGGCCGCGAACCCCGGCATGAAGGTCGAGTTCGTTCCCATCGCCGCGCAGAACGACGACTACTTCACCAAGCTCGCGCTGATGAACCGCTCCGCCTCGACCGCCCCCGACGTGATGTACGAGGACACGTTCAAGGTGAAGTCCGACGCGGCCGCCGGCTACCTCCTCCCCCTCGACGACCAGGTCGCGAAGTGGGACGACTGGTCGAAGTTCTTCGACTCCGCCAAGCAGGCGGGCGTCGGCGAGGACGGCAAGGTCTACGGGATCCCGATGGGCACCGACACGCGCGCCCTCTGGTACAACAAGGACCTCTTCCAGAAGGCGGGCCTCCCCGTGCCGTGGGAGCCGAAGACCTGGGACGACGTGCTCGACGCCGCGAAGACGATCAAGCAGGAGCTGCCGGACGTGGTGCCCATCAACGTCTACTCGGGCAAGCCGCAGGGCGAGGGCGCGACGATGCAGGGCTTCGAGATGCTGCACTACGGCACCCCCACGGGCACCCTCTACGACGACTCGACGAGCAAGTGGATCACCGGCTCCCAGGGCTTCGAGGACTCGCTCGGCTTCATCCGCGACGTCTACCAGGGCGGGATCGGCCCGAAGCCCGAGGAGGCGCTCGACACCAACATCGGGACCATCGTCGCCGGCCAGCGGATCCCGCAGGGCAAGCTCGCCATCGACCTCGACGGCTCGTGGCTGAGCGGCACCTGGCTCGACACGGGCACGAACCCGTGGCCCGAGTGGAGCGACGTGATGGGCCAGGCGCCCATGCCCACGCAGGACGGCCAGGCTCCCGGCGCGGTCAGCATGTCGGGCGGGTGGACCCTCGCGGTCGGCGCGAAGACGGCGAACCCCGACAAGGCGTTCGAGTTCATCGCCGACGCGCTCGACAAGGACGGTTCGCAGTCGTACGACATCGCGGCCAGCCAGATCGCGGTCCGCAGCGACGTCGCCGAGGATCCCGAGTACGTCGCGTCCAACCCGACGTTCGAGTTCTTCTCCTCCATCGTCGACAAGACGCACTTCCGCCCGGCGACCACCGACTACAGCCGCATCTCCAACGCGATCACCGTGGCCATGGAGTCGGTGATGACCGGCCAGCAGTCCCCGTCGGAGGCCGCGGCCGCCTACGACCAGGCGCTCGTCGGCATCGTCGGCGAGGACGGGACGCAGAAGGCGGAGGGCTGA
- a CDS encoding ROK family protein, producing the protein MRRGTNLPAIGGYNRTVVLDAVRRAAEGASRSEIAERTGLSAQTVTNVSRRLIDEGLVREGGTVIRGPGKPRTLLHLVAGGRFAVGVHMDPAVITSVLLDLEGTVLRHVSSPTPSASRPDEVVALVARLVDGLIAGAGVDRGAVLGVGLAAPGPIDVGAGLVLDPPMLPHWRHVPLRSALSTATGLPVLLEKDVTAAAVAELWFGPGDRRHLAFVYYGTGFGTGLVLGGEPVRGASSNAGDAGHIMVAARGRRCTCGRVGCVGELITPHALVRQAVEGGVLRAGDVSDAALEEAAASGDAVDMRLIGEAFHALAARADTEDGSARRIVEAAARHLARAIVIQVNLLDLDEVVCGGPFWHPIARLVLETLPEEVRRSPALIAKHPVRVVESAVGEDVAAVGAACLVLDNAFSPRPSAMLIRG; encoded by the coding sequence ATGCGACGCGGCACGAACCTGCCCGCCATCGGCGGTTACAACCGCACCGTCGTGCTCGACGCGGTGCGCCGGGCGGCCGAGGGCGCCAGCCGCTCCGAGATCGCCGAGCGCACGGGCCTCAGCGCGCAGACCGTCACCAACGTCTCCCGCCGCCTCATCGACGAGGGGCTCGTGCGCGAGGGCGGCACCGTGATCCGCGGGCCCGGCAAGCCCCGCACCCTCCTGCACCTCGTGGCCGGCGGGCGCTTCGCGGTGGGCGTGCACATGGATCCCGCGGTCATCACCTCCGTGCTGCTCGACCTCGAGGGCACGGTCCTCCGGCACGTGAGCAGCCCGACGCCGTCCGCGTCCCGCCCCGACGAGGTGGTGGCGCTCGTCGCGCGGCTCGTCGACGGGCTCATCGCCGGCGCCGGCGTGGATCGCGGGGCCGTGCTCGGCGTGGGACTCGCCGCCCCCGGACCCATCGACGTGGGCGCGGGCCTCGTGCTGGATCCGCCGATGCTCCCCCACTGGCGCCACGTGCCGCTGCGCTCGGCCCTCAGCACCGCGACCGGGCTGCCGGTGCTCCTCGAGAAGGACGTGACCGCCGCCGCCGTCGCCGAGCTGTGGTTCGGCCCCGGGGATCGCCGACACCTCGCCTTCGTCTACTACGGCACGGGGTTCGGCACCGGCCTCGTGCTCGGCGGCGAGCCCGTGCGCGGCGCGAGCTCCAACGCGGGCGACGCCGGGCACATCATGGTCGCCGCACGCGGGAGGCGCTGCACGTGCGGGCGGGTCGGCTGCGTGGGCGAGCTGATCACCCCGCACGCGCTCGTGCGCCAGGCCGTCGAGGGCGGCGTGCTCCGGGCCGGCGACGTGTCCGACGCGGCGCTCGAGGAGGCGGCGGCGAGCGGCGACGCGGTCGACATGCGCCTGATCGGTGAGGCCTTCCATGCGCTCGCCGCCCGCGCGGACACCGAGGACGGCTCCGCCCGCCGGATCGTGGAGGCGGCAGCCCGGCACCTCGCGCGCGCCATCGTGATCCAGGTGAACCTACTCGACCTCGACGAGGTCGTCTGCGGCGGCCCGTTCTGGCACCCGATCGCGCGCCTCGTGCTGGAGACGCTGCCCGAGGAGGTGCGTCGGTCCCCCGCGCTCATCGCGAAGCACCCCGTGCGGGTGGTCGAGTCGGCCGTCGGCGAGGACGTCGCCGCCGTGGGCGCCGCCTGCCTCGTGCTCGACAACGCGTTCTCGCCGCGCCCGTCGGCGATGCTCATCCGCGGCTGA
- a CDS encoding iron-containing redox enzyme family protein: MTDLLATAHEAVRTLPSPLPAARGPLSAALLADLVGGSSAPSVLGSDTAVGSAVEARSLASAPDLAALAADALAATGDVVRDDDVQLALFCLYELHHAGLAGVGDDREWDPRLIAVRGILEGAFEAVLRERIAVPARPEPTSAGVAAALFALTSADSGPSLSRFVARKASVEQLREFLVQRSIYTLGEADPHSWAIPRLRGRAKAALVEIQADEYGGGRPERVHATIFGATLRGVGLDDRYGSYLDDVPAITLASSNAMSLFGLHRRLRGAIVGHLAAFEITSSVPSRLYASGIRRLGFGDDVAWYYDEHVEADAVHEQIAAHDLAGGLVESEPGLLDDVLFGAAACLEVEGWVGAHVLSSWQAGRSSLREGSTAAVVAAA, encoded by the coding sequence ATGACCGATCTGCTCGCGACCGCCCACGAAGCGGTGCGCACCCTCCCGTCGCCCCTCCCCGCCGCGCGCGGCCCGCTCAGCGCCGCGCTCCTCGCCGACCTCGTCGGGGGATCCTCCGCGCCGTCCGTGCTCGGATCCGACACGGCCGTCGGCAGCGCCGTCGAGGCCCGCTCCCTCGCCTCCGCTCCCGACCTCGCGGCGCTCGCCGCCGATGCGCTCGCCGCCACGGGCGACGTGGTCCGGGACGACGACGTCCAGCTGGCCCTGTTCTGCCTCTACGAGCTGCACCACGCCGGCCTCGCCGGGGTGGGCGATGACCGCGAGTGGGACCCGCGGCTGATCGCCGTGCGCGGGATCCTCGAGGGCGCGTTCGAGGCCGTCCTGCGCGAGCGCATCGCCGTTCCCGCGCGTCCCGAGCCCACGTCCGCGGGCGTCGCGGCCGCGCTCTTCGCGCTCACCTCGGCCGACTCCGGCCCGTCCCTCTCCCGCTTCGTCGCGCGGAAGGCGAGCGTCGAGCAGCTCCGCGAGTTCCTCGTGCAGCGCTCGATCTACACGCTCGGCGAGGCCGACCCGCACTCCTGGGCGATCCCGCGCCTCCGCGGCCGCGCCAAGGCGGCGCTCGTGGAGATCCAGGCCGACGAGTACGGCGGCGGCCGGCCCGAGCGCGTGCACGCCACCATCTTCGGCGCGACCCTGCGCGGCGTCGGCCTCGACGACCGCTACGGCTCCTACCTCGACGACGTGCCCGCGATCACGCTCGCGTCGTCGAACGCCATGTCGCTCTTCGGCCTGCACCGGCGCCTCCGCGGCGCGATCGTCGGCCACCTCGCCGCGTTCGAGATAACCTCGAGCGTGCCGAGCCGCCTGTACGCGAGCGGGATCCGCCGGCTGGGCTTCGGCGACGACGTCGCCTGGTACTACGACGAGCACGTCGAGGCCGACGCCGTGCACGAGCAGATCGCCGCGCACGACCTCGCGGGCGGGCTCGTCGAGTCCGAGCCCGGGCTGCTCGACGACGTCCTGTTCGGCGCGGCCGCGTGCCTCGAGGTCGAGGGCTGGGTCGGCGCGCACGTGCTCAGCAGCTGGCAGGCCGGACGGTCGTCGCTGCGGGAGGGGTCGACGGCCGCGGTCGTGGCCGCCGCGTGA
- a CDS encoding CDGSH iron-sulfur domain-containing protein — MSASPADDELTRGSGAARSPAPEPPRIIAYPDGPLLVRGEFEIVDPQGRPVPRTRRTVALCRCGVSSIKPYCDGTHRLVGFRTDPPAPDAAAE, encoded by the coding sequence GTGAGCGCGTCGCCCGCGGACGACGAGTTGACGCGGGGATCCGGAGCCGCCCGGTCGCCCGCGCCCGAGCCGCCGCGCATCATCGCGTACCCGGACGGCCCGCTGCTCGTGCGCGGCGAGTTCGAGATCGTGGATCCGCAGGGGCGGCCCGTGCCGCGCACCCGGCGGACGGTCGCGCTCTGCCGCTGCGGCGTCTCCTCGATCAAGCCCTACTGCGACGGCACGCACCGCCTGGTCGGCTTCCGCACGGATCCACCCGCGCCGGACGCGGCCGCGGAGTAG
- a CDS encoding IS481-like element IS1121 family transposase, translating to MSHGNARLTVHGRVLLVRRVVEDRRPVAHVARELGVSRQCAHRWVNRFRAEGLRGLTDRSSRPRSVPRRTSPERERAVLEARAQLRAGPARLAPVTGVPSRTISRILRRHGAPPLAWLDPVTGAVIRASRSTAHRYEHEHPGDLIHVDVKKLGRIPDGGGWRVHGRSEQVRGRGIGFDYVHAAVDDHTRLAYAEIHPDEKGATAAGFLTRAAAYFAGRGITRIERVITDNAFAYRHSTAFKNAVQDLGARQKFIRPHCPWQNGKVERFNRTLATEWAYRQPFTSNQHRADALDPFIEHYNTERIHSSHGLTPAARVSPTS from the coding sequence ATGTCCCACGGTAATGCTCGTCTGACGGTTCACGGGAGGGTTCTCCTCGTGCGGCGGGTGGTGGAGGATCGTCGGCCGGTCGCGCACGTCGCGCGGGAGCTGGGGGTGTCGCGGCAGTGCGCGCATCGATGGGTGAACCGGTTCCGTGCCGAGGGGCTGCGAGGGCTGACGGATCGGTCATCGCGGCCCCGGTCAGTACCGAGGCGAACGAGCCCGGAGCGGGAACGGGCCGTGCTGGAAGCGCGGGCCCAGTTGCGGGCGGGTCCTGCGCGGCTGGCGCCGGTGACAGGTGTTCCATCCCGTACGATCTCCCGCATCCTGCGCCGGCACGGGGCGCCGCCGTTGGCATGGTTGGACCCCGTCACCGGGGCCGTGATCCGGGCATCCCGGTCAACGGCGCACCGGTATGAGCACGAGCATCCGGGTGATCTGATCCACGTGGACGTGAAGAAGCTCGGGAGGATCCCGGACGGAGGCGGCTGGCGGGTCCACGGGCGCAGCGAGCAGGTCCGCGGCCGCGGGATCGGGTTCGATTACGTCCATGCCGCGGTCGATGACCACACCCGTCTCGCCTACGCGGAGATCCATCCCGATGAGAAAGGCGCGACCGCGGCCGGGTTCCTGACCCGCGCAGCGGCGTACTTCGCCGGGCGCGGGATCACCCGGATCGAGCGGGTCATCACGGACAACGCGTTCGCCTACCGGCACTCGACCGCGTTCAAGAACGCCGTCCAGGACCTGGGCGCGCGGCAGAAGTTCATCCGCCCGCACTGCCCCTGGCAGAACGGCAAGGTCGAGCGCTTCAACCGGACCCTCGCGACCGAGTGGGCCTACCGGCAACCCTTCACCAGCAACCAACACCGGGCCGACGCGCTTGACCCCTTCATCGAGCACTACAACACTGAACGAATCCACTCAAGCCACGGGCTGACGCCCGCGGCCCGAGTGTCACCAACGTCATGA
- a CDS encoding hemolysin family protein — MNGDLLLNIVLVVVFVLVGGVFAATEMALVTLREGQLNALAARGRRGEKVAALARNPNTFLAAVQIGVTVAGFASAAYGAASIAPSVVPVLESWGLESGLASTVATLLLTLVIAYLSLVLGELAPKRLAIQRNAGFAYGVAPVLNGFAILMRPVIWLLSVSTDVVVRLLGGDPHKTGEEMSEEELRDIVSSHEGLPDDERRILDDVLSLRHRQLSEVMKPRPEIAALDGTGTVREAGIDVQDRPYSRYPVVDKTIDDVIGFVHVRDLYQAIAADPERPVSEILRPIPYLPATARVLPTLTMMRAEGHQIAVIVDEYGGTDGIVTLEDLVEEVVGEIFDEYDTDSAARDLAEDGGTIDGRLNFQDFEEATGVKLPDSASDTVAGFVIENLGRLAQVGDSVEVDGVTLQVTALDRRRISEILVVPREESATEDGDTATA; from the coding sequence GTGAACGGCGACCTCCTCCTCAACATCGTCCTGGTCGTCGTGTTCGTCCTCGTCGGCGGCGTGTTCGCCGCCACCGAGATGGCGCTCGTCACCCTCCGCGAGGGGCAGCTCAACGCCCTCGCCGCCCGCGGCCGCCGCGGCGAGAAGGTCGCCGCGCTCGCCCGGAACCCCAACACCTTCCTCGCGGCGGTGCAGATCGGCGTGACCGTCGCGGGCTTCGCGTCGGCCGCGTACGGCGCCGCGTCGATCGCGCCGTCCGTCGTCCCGGTGCTCGAGTCGTGGGGCCTGGAATCGGGCCTCGCGTCGACGGTCGCGACGCTCCTGCTCACGCTCGTGATCGCCTACCTGTCGCTCGTGCTCGGCGAGCTCGCGCCCAAGCGCCTCGCGATCCAGCGCAACGCCGGCTTCGCGTACGGCGTCGCGCCCGTGCTCAACGGCTTCGCCATCCTCATGCGGCCCGTGATCTGGCTGCTCTCCGTCTCGACGGACGTGGTCGTGCGCCTCCTCGGCGGCGACCCGCACAAGACCGGCGAGGAGATGAGCGAGGAGGAGCTCCGCGACATCGTCTCCAGCCACGAGGGCCTCCCGGACGACGAGCGCCGGATCCTCGACGACGTCCTCTCCCTCCGCCACCGCCAGCTCAGCGAGGTGATGAAGCCGCGGCCCGAGATCGCGGCGCTCGACGGCACCGGCACGGTCCGCGAGGCGGGCATCGACGTGCAGGACCGGCCGTACTCGCGCTACCCGGTGGTCGACAAGACCATCGACGACGTCATCGGCTTCGTGCACGTGCGCGACCTGTACCAGGCCATCGCGGCGGATCCCGAGCGGCCGGTGTCCGAGATCCTCCGCCCGATCCCCTACCTCCCGGCGACCGCGCGGGTGCTGCCGACGCTCACGATGATGCGCGCCGAGGGCCACCAGATCGCCGTGATCGTGGACGAGTACGGCGGCACGGACGGCATCGTCACCCTCGAGGACCTCGTGGAGGAGGTCGTCGGCGAGATCTTCGACGAGTACGACACCGACTCGGCCGCACGCGACCTCGCGGAGGACGGCGGCACGATCGACGGCCGCCTCAACTTCCAGGATTTCGAGGAGGCGACGGGCGTGAAGCTGCCCGACTCCGCGTCGGACACGGTCGCGGGCTTCGTCATCGAGAACCTCGGTCGGCTCGCGCAGGTGGGCGACTCGGTCGAGGTCGACGGCGTGACCCTCCAGGTGACGGCGCTCGACCGGCGGCGGATCTCGGAGATCCTCGTCGTGCCGCGCGAGGAGTCGGCGACGGAGGACGGGGACACCGCGACCGCCTAG
- a CDS encoding FAD-dependent monooxygenase — MSDTTHHRPRVLVTGASIAGPALAWGLHREGFDVTLLERSAEQRQAGQNIDVRGLGREVLRRMGIEDVVMANLTGEDGTRFVDEEGRVLATFPRAEGEDGPTAEVEILRGRFAGILVDLVRDDVEIRHGDFVTGVQQDATGVDVELASGSRERYDLLLVAEGRSSRTRRLAFAEETTLRDHSVSIAYGTIDRIPGDTGYWDFLTGCGARNATIRPDDEGTIRASLSFESEPSGFEQLPIDAQMTILRARFRGAGWQVERILDGFQARPDEFYTQRMEQVIVSTWSKGRIALLGDAAWGSGFTGMGTTLSLVSAHVLAGELGRALADTGDTFAAAFARYEGQLRRYADSAQGLPPGGARLTHPSSAVGQRVMRGAVRVAASRPVRGFADRFLLTSARHAPTLAAYPRLRG; from the coding sequence ATGTCCGACACCACCCACCACCGCCCGAGGGTCCTCGTGACCGGGGCCAGCATCGCCGGACCCGCGCTCGCCTGGGGCCTCCACCGCGAGGGCTTCGACGTGACCCTGCTCGAGCGGTCGGCCGAGCAGCGCCAGGCGGGGCAGAACATCGACGTGCGCGGTCTCGGCCGCGAGGTCCTCCGGCGCATGGGCATCGAGGACGTCGTGATGGCGAACCTCACGGGAGAGGACGGCACGCGATTCGTCGACGAGGAGGGGCGCGTGCTCGCGACCTTCCCGCGCGCGGAGGGCGAGGACGGGCCGACGGCGGAGGTGGAGATCCTGCGCGGCCGGTTCGCGGGGATCCTCGTCGACCTCGTGCGGGACGACGTCGAGATCCGCCACGGCGACTTCGTGACGGGGGTGCAGCAGGACGCGACCGGGGTCGACGTCGAGCTCGCCAGCGGATCCCGCGAGCGCTACGACCTCCTGCTGGTCGCCGAGGGCCGCAGCTCCCGCACGCGCCGCCTGGCGTTCGCCGAGGAGACGACCCTCCGCGACCACAGCGTGAGCATCGCCTACGGGACCATCGACCGGATCCCGGGCGACACCGGCTACTGGGACTTCCTCACGGGATGCGGCGCGCGGAACGCCACCATCCGCCCCGACGACGAGGGCACGATCCGCGCGAGCCTGTCGTTCGAGTCGGAGCCGTCCGGCTTCGAGCAGCTGCCGATCGACGCGCAGATGACCATCCTCCGCGCGCGCTTCCGCGGCGCGGGCTGGCAGGTCGAGCGGATCCTCGACGGCTTCCAGGCGCGACCGGACGAGTTCTACACGCAGCGCATGGAGCAGGTGATCGTCTCGACGTGGTCGAAGGGACGCATCGCGCTCCTCGGCGACGCGGCATGGGGATCCGGCTTCACCGGCATGGGCACGACCCTGTCGCTGGTCTCCGCCCACGTGCTCGCGGGCGAGCTGGGACGCGCGCTCGCGGACACGGGCGACACCTTCGCGGCCGCGTTCGCGCGCTACGAGGGGCAGCTGCGCCGATATGCCGACAGCGCGCAGGGGCTGCCGCCGGGCGGTGCGCGGCTCACGCACCCGTCGTCGGCGGTCGGCCAGCGGGTGATGCGCGGCGCCGTGCGGGTGGCCGCGTCGCGTCCCGTCCGCGGGTTCGCCGACCGCTTCCTCCTCACGAGCGCGCGCCACGCGCCGACGCTCGCCGCCTACCCGCGGCTGCGCGGCTGA
- a CDS encoding MarR family winged helix-turn-helix transcriptional regulator — protein MTHTIAVPGDRSEVLERLRDYTTAFDESVRQLAAALGLPTTDTTALAEIIWAETADRALSPARLSERLHLTSGATTALINRLEGGRHIGRSRESADRRVVTLRPTAETRARAMALLQGAQADIDRALDGFTAEQLRTAAAVVRAVTDGTAAGTRGMAGDGSTPT, from the coding sequence ATGACCCACACCATCGCGGTCCCGGGGGACCGCTCCGAGGTGCTCGAGCGGCTGCGGGACTACACGACCGCGTTCGACGAGTCGGTGCGGCAGCTGGCCGCGGCGCTCGGGCTGCCGACGACGGACACGACGGCGCTCGCCGAGATCATCTGGGCGGAGACCGCCGACCGGGCGCTGTCCCCGGCCCGCCTCTCGGAGCGGCTCCACCTGACCTCGGGGGCCACGACCGCGCTCATCAACCGGCTCGAGGGCGGCCGGCACATCGGGCGGAGCCGGGAGAGCGCCGACCGGCGCGTGGTCACGCTGCGGCCGACGGCCGAGACGCGCGCGCGAGCGATGGCCCTGCTGCAGGGCGCCCAGGCCGACATCGACCGGGCGCTCGACGGCTTCACCGCCGAGCAGCTCCGCACGGCGGCCGCCGTCGTGCGGGCGGTCACGGACGGGACCGCGGCGGGGACGCGCGGGATGGCGGGCGACGGATCGACGCCCACCTGA
- a CDS encoding glycosyltransferase codes for MTGASAAPVGVEPAPRIRAVTVVIPARDEEELLGRCLASVEVAASRARMASVRVRVILVADDCRDRTAEVARAAGVEVIESAAGRVGAARAQGVDAARAGWEGDDAEHWIACTDADSAVPPAWITSQLELADAGADVVVGTVRPELDDLSPDQIAAWRSTRVPGHANGHVHGANLGVRADAYAAAGGFPAVAEHEDVDLVARLRGLDARITASAAGEVLTSSRREGRTPGGYAGYLHVSLLERARERELERQRAAGCASPCVPTG; via the coding sequence GTGACGGGCGCGTCGGCCGCGCCGGTCGGGGTCGAGCCGGCCCCGCGGATCCGCGCGGTCACGGTCGTCATCCCGGCGCGCGACGAGGAGGAGCTCCTGGGACGCTGCCTCGCGTCCGTCGAGGTCGCCGCGTCCCGGGCACGGATGGCGAGCGTGCGCGTCCGCGTGATCCTCGTGGCCGACGACTGCCGGGACCGCACCGCGGAGGTGGCGCGCGCAGCCGGCGTCGAGGTCATCGAGAGCGCGGCCGGTCGCGTGGGCGCGGCGCGCGCCCAGGGGGTCGACGCCGCCCGCGCGGGCTGGGAGGGCGACGACGCCGAGCACTGGATCGCGTGCACCGACGCCGACTCCGCGGTGCCGCCCGCGTGGATCACGAGCCAGCTCGAGCTCGCGGATGCCGGGGCCGACGTGGTCGTGGGCACTGTGCGCCCCGAGCTGGACGACCTCAGCCCGGATCAGATCGCGGCCTGGCGCTCGACGCGCGTGCCCGGCCACGCCAACGGGCACGTGCACGGCGCGAACCTCGGCGTGCGCGCCGACGCGTACGCCGCGGCCGGCGGATTCCCGGCCGTCGCGGAGCACGAGGACGTCGACCTGGTGGCCCGGCTCCGCGGCCTCGACGCGCGGATCACGGCGTCGGCGGCGGGCGAGGTGCTCACGTCGAGCCGCCGCGAGGGGCGCACGCCCGGCGGCTACGCGGGGTACCTGCACGTGTCGCTGCTGGAGCGGGCGCGCGAACGGGAGCTCGAACGACAGCGCGCCGCGGGCTGCGCCAGCCCCTGCGTCCCCACGGGCTGA